The DNA segment gtgaaatattcattattggtttcaggtgtgttgggccaaggccagagtgacaaccaaCGGTACTGTAGACCCCCCctagggattgcctaaataggtATCTCTCCAAACGTGGGCATGTTTTCAGTACAGACTCCTTTTGTCGTACAGTATTCCATATAACGAATCCAtaccttatgaaagttgcacagtatacccttaatcttgtaataaatcaaatctagtgatattgtgggaggataaccaaccttccaattaatggcaatgcatttcttagccgatataaatgctaggttacacagtttcttctgataacagtctccagaatcaacatttccaagcaaacaaaaccagggagaatctgtagacatgctgagataaaagaacatactctatgccagaattcagccagccttcacaagaccatcaaatatgtccccttttgtgttttacacctccagcagaatAATGACATTTCTGAGTCCATGATAATTCAGTTTAACTGGCATATAGTATGTTatatggatggtcttaaactgcagtaatttatgtctgagattaaatgaacatgactgggcattctaacatatctgtatccattcatcatcatcgtAGCGTatcccaggtcttcctcacatttttgttttacgtGTTTTGTGTCATCTGGAAAAGCCACTATCAACCCTTGATACACTTTGGAAATCAACTTTAGGGGTTTAAAAGACTACCTAAAAATAGTTTAATTCTTTGAAGCTTCTTGCTTGTCCAGTGTTCgctgcacagagagaataaagtgttaTATCTGCAAAAGTTCACCTCTATGCCGTCCCCGGTTGTCCCTAGCTTCCTGACCCTGATGAGACccgtcaccatctgatcctgctcagatgaggcatTACAAAGAACTACCTTGGTTATAcctttatacattatattatccacgaatagaatcaatggttcaataattgaaaatACCATTACTCCCTGATCCCAGACTATAGCCTACCCATCAATTCAAGATGGAACGTTGTATCCATTCACTGGTTGttataatatactgcaaaattcccctgagctccgtagactggtcttccctggctgtctgaccctgcagggacacctgtcaccttctgatcctgctaagacatgatgagcatagtgttgtgtactgactgtggaccatgacagtgaagcctgtagagctgtttataccgtggcagtgtgaaaagtagggaattagctagggaaactgacatATCAACAACgttacattgctatactgactCTTCAGCGTAATGTGAGTTTTTATTCAACTTCAGAATATATCGGTCTTCAATCGTTTGGCCGCTGGTTTCATCATTTcattcaggtctagtgtgattgaggcaaaaTGAATAGCTAAAGTTAGTGAGATGGCTAGTTTTTATTCTGTCAAACAGAAGTTACTGACTAgatcagtcaactaaagagtagccagtttctgctctgctttTACAACTCTGAGAAAATGCTCAACACAGACAGCAGCTGCCTCTGTTAATCTCTCCCTTTGCCTTAACACAGCCTTTCCACATGCTCTGTGTTGTCCATGTGGTCCTAAATCCAGCTGGCTGAAACCTGGAAAACAGCCTAccccgcatggtcctaaagcacacctttGCGAGCTTTGTATCACAGCACAATGATAAAACTGgtggggacaaaaatgcaatttcagaatgtgggggagtcatgtccccagtgaaagttgcgcccctgccccAATGTATGATCTATAAAAGCATAGGTGTGGCTCAGATCACCTGGGCTGTGTTGCTGGGCTGTACACTGAGTAGACAGACTATGTCTACTGTTGAATAAAGACGAGTTTAAAACAAACGGTTGAGCATTCATTGTAAACATATTCACAGACTTACTTTCCAAGGATAGACGTTTGGCACAAATATAATTTTTCTGTGTTGAAGTCATGCAGGGTCCATTATTCAACCTAGAAGTATGATAgtatcaggctgtatcacatccggcagtgattgggagtcccatagggcagcgcacaatttgcccagcgtcgtccgggtttggccggggtaggcggtcaatttgttcttaactgacttgccgagatGAATAAACgttcaatgtaaaaaaataaataataatgtagGCTACACCTCGTGTGCCTGACGTCACATTATTGACATCAATGGGTGTGTGCGAGCGAACAGCTAGTAGCTTAAATACCAGCAGCAGCGTCAGGAGCGGTTGTAGACACAGCTCAAACCAAACCATACTGTTATGGGAACTGTTTGAGTTTGCTGGTAGGACGAAAACAAAGCCCAGCAACATATGTTCTGTGGTATCGTAGGCTACGCTTTCTTTTATGTTGCTTTTGTTGTGTTCTCTTGTAAAGATACCGCATGGTGTTGAAGGAATGTTTCTTAGATGTTGAAGCTATCAAGCTATTATGTTTCAGttttaatttaagaatgatgaattATTCCGTCAATGACAATGGCTCGAACATTTCAGAACTACTCCAACCGCTCTGTGTCACCTACAACCACAGCACTTTCCCACCTCTGCGACTGGAATCCAAATCCCTGGTCACTTCAGCCACTATGTTCGCTGTTGGAGTCCTGGGGAACCTCATTGCCATTGTTGTGTTGTGCATCTCAAAGAAAGAACAGAAGGAGACCACTTTCTATACGCTGGTTGTTGGAATGGCTATCACGGACCTGTTGGGCACCTGTTTCACCAGCCCGGTGGTTATTGCCACCTACATAGTCCAGAGGTGGCCCGGCGGAGAACTACTGTGCGATTTATTCTCCTTCTCTATGCTGTTTTTCGGCTCGGCTGGAATGTCCATCCTGTGCGCCATGGCAGTTGAACGATACCTGGCCATAAACTACGCATACTTTTACTCTCAATATATTGACCGGACAATGGCGCGTTTCGCGCTCATGGGCATCTACCTGGCCAACATTGTGTTGTGCATCATGCCCAGCTTTGGGTTCGGGAAGCACATGCGCCACTTTCCAGGCACTTGGTGTTTCTTGGACTGGAGGGCGACGGACCCCCTCGCCGCCCCGTATTCGTTTCTTTACGGTGGGTTCATGTTGCTGTTGATTGCGGTGACAGTTCTGTGCAACTTCGCAGTGTGTCTGTCACTTGTGAGGATGAGCCAGAAGACGCTGATAGTGAGAGCGAAGGTGTCCGCGAAAGGTGGCTCACTGCGCGGGTTCCTGCCCTCTGTCACCAGCCTGTCCGCAGCTGAGATCCAAATGTTCTGGCTGCTAATATTTATGACCATCGTTTTCCTGGTGTGCTCCATTCCTTTAGTGGTAAGTAAAAAGCATCAATGGAAATTTCATTGAAGCTATTGTGCATGCCATGGGTATGTGTTTCAAATATGGACAAAGCTATGCAACACAGACATGCATGAATAGAATATTACTGAACAATTGTTTGCTTTATCCACACATACTATTTTTATATATTCTCTCAATCTGACAGGTGCGCATCTTTGTAAACCAGCTGTATGGTCCTGCCTACATCTGTGCTGGAGTGAAACCGGATTACCGGAGTGATCTGGTGGCCATTCGCTTCGCCTCGTTCAACCCCATTCTGGACCCCTGGGTCTATATTCTCTGTCGGAAGAACCTGTTGTTTAAGGGCTGTGAGAGGATGAAGAATACAGTTGGAAAAGTCAAGGCGGGGCCTGGGCCTACTTTAGTCTGTGCTGGCACTGGCAGTCAACATTCACACCTGTCATTTGAATGCACTAACGAGACCAGTTATGTGTCATTATGCACAGCCAACTACAGAAACGAATTCGAGAACCAGGTTACCACCAAAAGTAAATCGTTTACAGACTTTACCATGCGTGAAGCCTGGGACTTTGACACAGCGCGGGATAACTTCCATCCGTTTAGTGTCGACCAAACTGCCGTGCGCAGCTTCCAGGCGGAACTTGCTGTGGTGTCCAAACCGGCCATGATGGCGCCAATGCTCGGGGGCAGTAAGGCGCTTCCGGCAAAGTGCATACCAGCAGGTCTCCATAGCCATGTCAGTAAAGTGGACATAGTCACCTGTACCTTCAGCACACCTAGCTCCTGTCATTCGGAGAAGTGCCTCTGAGCAACTGTAGGACTGTGGTATCCTCTACAAAACATGAATGTTTTCACATTGACTTTAACAGCAAATATCTGAGATGCTGACAGCCAGACATACAACGGGTCATTTTCCGCAGCAAACGAGGCGTTCTAAGGACGTCCAGGGGACCAAGACACAAGCCTTTTGACGTTCTGGGGATGTCCAAAGGACTTATTTTTGTTTGCAGGGACCTTGATGTAGCCTTGATGTAAGATGCAGTTTTAAAATTTGTAACGCAATTCTATTATTATCATGCCATATGGGTACAATAGGCACCTACTTGCCTTCACGACAGAATTCTCTTTTACTTTTTTAATTCAATGAATATAAGAATGTAATTTTTACACATTGGTTCCATTTTATAGGATCTTCTTGATATATTCAGATGTCAGTCTTTGAGTGACCAGACAGCGTTTTGGTACatcagaagtacattcatttccaatgtaaTACTGCATTTGCCTTGTAGCATTgggttgcagaggcagttgcaatGCATTCTGTGTACTGTGTGGTGCATACATTGGATATATCCAAcgtatgcatcaaattgtatgcATAGACTTGACAGAAATAGTAGCAAAAGGTGTTTGTTGAAATTCTCCTGCACACATATCCAGTAAAAAAGTTTAACTGCAGAATATATTTCCCAGCATTGATGCAATGACACTGTCGGTCTAATTGAAATGTTAATTAAGTAATTGGAAGTGCTAATTCTTTCTGTGCCATCTCAGTGTTGCATGTAGGGAGTAGTAATTGAATGTACCAACATGTCAAACTTTGTTTTTTACTGTTGAATGTTTTTGATGACTTAATAACTGTGAGTGATGATCAACTTTCCTATTTAAATGTGTTTTAAAACGATTGGAAAATGAATTCAGATCTCGTGAAAAAATGGTGTCATTAGTATTGTGCGTTTTTGAATTTTCTGAGAATGAATGATTCTGAACAGTAAAACTTGTTACCTCAAGGATGTTTAACTAAATGCAGTTAATGAGTAGTGAGTGAATGACATAATAAGCATATTACGGAAAGTGCACATATTAAGGTGATCAAACAGAATCAGATCCGACAACAGTTACGAGTCATCGTAACTTGAAGTGACTTGGCATCAAGTTTTGCGGTCT comes from the Salmo trutta chromosome 21, fSalTru1.1, whole genome shotgun sequence genome and includes:
- the LOC115157768 gene encoding prostaglandin E2 receptor EP4 subtype-like, producing MMNYSVNDNGSNISELLQPLCVTYNHSTFPPLRLESKSLVTSATMFAVGVLGNLIAIVVLCISKKEQKETTFYTLVVGMAITDLLGTCFTSPVVIATYIVQRWPGGELLCDLFSFSMLFFGSAGMSILCAMAVERYLAINYAYFYSQYIDRTMARFALMGIYLANIVLCIMPSFGFGKHMRHFPGTWCFLDWRATDPLAAPYSFLYGGFMLLLIAVTVLCNFAVCLSLVRMSQKTLIVRAKVSAKGGSLRGFLPSVTSLSAAEIQMFWLLIFMTIVFLVCSIPLVVRIFVNQLYGPAYICAGVKPDYRSDLVAIRFASFNPILDPWVYILCRKNLLFKGCERMKNTVGKVKAGPGPTLVCAGTGSQHSHLSFECTNETSYVSLCTANYRNEFENQVTTKSKSFTDFTMREAWDFDTARDNFHPFSVDQTAVRSFQAELAVVSKPAMMAPMLGGSKALPAKCIPAGLHSHVSKVDIVTCTFSTPSSCHSEKCL